In Silene latifolia isolate original U9 population chromosome 6, ASM4854445v1, whole genome shotgun sequence, the genomic window CAACAATATATGAGGAATGGGGGATTCGTGCCTAGGATCTAATCTCCGCTATACCTTCATCTTAATCATTAAACTAGTACATTTTTCAGCATAAAAAAAGTATTTTGGTGTAAGGTAGCTTGTGTTGAGGGTATAAGGCTGGGTTGGAATAAAGCAGACGTTTATGGCTAGTGTGTAGCCTCTTAAGATGGTATTCTCATCAAAAGTTTTTTGTTGTCATACCCCAAACGGCACTATTATACCACCCCTTTGTCCTAACCCCTTCTCTAAAATGACTTGTATTACAAGAAAAATTAACCTCATCTTGGAAGAATTCTCGTCTTTTCTCAAATACCATTCTATTTATATATACCATGCTCCAACACcataatatttataatttgtaATCCACCATTTTGAGCATTCTCAAGTAGTTAAAACATAACAATTCATTTAAACAAATTTAATCATGGTAGCGAGAAACAACATTGCTAGCTTAAACCTGGAACGTGTACCGGAAATAGTTTTCTTTGATATCGAAACAACAGTACCAAATCGAGCGGGTCCAGGCCACGAGCGAAGATTTTGGGTCTTAGAATTCGGTGCAATCGTAGTGTGCCCTCAAAAGCTGGTAGAGACAGATAGTTATTGCACCTTGATTAGACCCGGTGATCTCTCTGTTGTTGCGTTGAAGCCTACTCGAGCAAATGGCATTACGAGACAAGCTGTCTTAAAGGCTCCCACCTTTGAAGAAGTTGCTGACAAAATATATCAAATCCTACATGGCAGGATTTGGTCAGGTCACAACATTCAAAGATTTGATTGTTTGCGAATCAAAGAAGCTTTTGCTGAGATTGGTCGTCTTGCTCCTGAGCCTATTGGGATTATTGATTCTTTGGGTGTTCTTTCCGATAAGTTTGGTAAAAGAGCTGGAGATATGAAGGTATTTTAAATTTCATAGGTCTAGCTCCTATAAGATCATTATACTACATATAACAGGATTATACTCCGAAATAGCTTATCTATCTCGTTATAAGGTGCATAAGCTATTATAAGACCCTTGCATACCATACAATGGTCTTATTAGATTAGTTGTTTATAGATTTTACACTTTTTTATTTTACTTTGATGCAATAGTTTCTCATAACAAGTTTATATATAACTTTCAGATGGCAACATTGGCTAATTACTTTGGACTGGGGGAACAAAAGCATAGGTAAATAAACTGTTCATAAGTCTGATCGAGTTCATCGTAGATCAAGCTGCAATGTTGGAAGCTGAATAATGTTTGGTTGTGTGTTTATTTGTTACAGGAGTCTTGATGACGTTCGTATGAATCTGGAAGTCCTTAAAAGTTGTGCAACTGTCCTACTCCTGGTAAGCAGAACAAGTCCATTGTTTCCAAACAATAAGGCTAATCATTCCTGAAACTTTTACGCGACTGCTGTGTTCATACAGTAGTGAATAAATTGGTTATACACTTATACGTATACACAATACAATGGTCTTAGATAAAGATTGACAAAATTATTCATAGGTTGATTAGTTCAAGTTTTCCATTTTTTTCGGGGCATCAAATCATTTACAATTCTTTGCCTTCAAAAGTTTAGAGTTGCCTACGGTTCTCATATGGGGCATTTAGAGAACCTTTCCAAGAGGGTAAGGATAGAGATTCTTGCGTCGGACAGCTCAGAGCATATGAAACATTGAGTTAATGTCATTATTACCTTTCCGCTTATCAATGTCTCACCAAACCCCCATGATCTTCTGCTGAGAAACGTTTATATATGTGTAGATCGAGTCCAATAAGCTACTTGTTGACGAGCATTACTCATTAGATATCACTTGCCAATGTTCGATCTCTTCCACCAATGCCAATCAGTTTTAAGATGAAACGTCGTTTAGCTATTGTTTAATGGACTCTCTCTCATTTTTAAGGCTAAAGCGCAACACAATGGCGTATTGGCATGGAATAACTATGGATGAAGAGAGAAGTtactttttctatttcttttttgCTGCAACGAATAATAATCAGCGGTATGCAGGAATCAAGCTTACCAAGTGTGTTGAGTGATAACTGGCGAAATGGGAGTTCAACAATCGCAACAAGAAGTAGAAATATAGGAGTAGCAGATAGCAGGAAAACAACATCAAGTATAGTTGATTCAAACTGCAGGAAGTCTCCCCCACTTTCAGTTGGCTACCAAAGATCTGTTCCCTATGTAACAAGAGCTAGTCTCAGAAAGGTTTGTTTCTCTCATTTCGGACTCAACTATGTTTTTTGTATGTTATTTT contains:
- the LOC141586948 gene encoding protein NEN4, whose protein sequence is MVARNNIASLNLERVPEIVFFDIETTVPNRAGPGHERRFWVLEFGAIVVCPQKLVETDSYCTLIRPGDLSVVALKPTRANGITRQAVLKAPTFEEVADKIYQILHGRIWSGHNIQRFDCLRIKEAFAEIGRLAPEPIGIIDSLGVLSDKFGKRAGDMKMATLANYFGLGEQKHRSLDDVRMNLEVLKSCATVLLLESSLPSVLSDNWRNGSSTIATRSRNIGVADSRKTTSSIVDSNCRKSPPLSVGYQRSVPYVTRASLRKMTERVKSILCRAQTSQSINNLIKHSHSILR